From Candidatus Methylomirabilota bacterium, a single genomic window includes:
- the cofH gene encoding 5-amino-6-(D-ribitylamino)uracil--L-tyrosine 4-hydroxyphenyl transferase CofH, whose amino-acid sequence MAINLDWIDRDVRRMLGRALEGEELTVDEGIRLTGVAGRELHALTLVADEMRRRQAGDIVTYVVNRNINFTNVCIKHCTFCAFSRDHREEEGYFLPLEEVVRRAVEAWDMGATEVCIQAGLPPKLDGSYYVDLCRAIKAAVPEMHLHAFSPEEVLYGSLRSGLPIPDYLKTLRAAGLGTLPGTSAEILDQDIRDRIARGRITVDQWIEVITSAHALGIRTTSTIMYGHVETPAHWIHHMALLRDIQRQTGGFTEFVPLSLIHQEAPMYRRGLVPDVRQGATGIEVVKMHALARLMLGPSFRNIQASWVKEGPKMAQYLLAAGANDLGGTLINESISTSAGAGFGQLVPPAELRRLVREAGRVPARRTTLYELVKVYTSAADEDDSPLDHVADAEARFGSYRRLASSGEFRFLHPERSETPPR is encoded by the coding sequence ATGGCCATCAACCTCGACTGGATCGACCGCGATGTGCGCCGCATGCTCGGCCGCGCCCTGGAGGGCGAAGAGCTCACCGTGGACGAGGGCATCCGGCTCACCGGGGTGGCCGGACGCGAGCTGCACGCCCTCACCCTCGTGGCGGACGAGATGCGCCGCCGTCAGGCCGGAGACATCGTCACCTACGTCGTCAACCGCAACATCAACTTCACCAATGTCTGCATCAAGCACTGCACCTTCTGCGCCTTCAGCCGCGACCACCGCGAGGAGGAAGGATACTTCCTGCCCCTCGAGGAGGTCGTTCGCCGCGCCGTCGAGGCCTGGGACATGGGGGCCACCGAGGTATGCATCCAGGCGGGGCTGCCCCCCAAGCTCGACGGCTCCTACTACGTCGACCTCTGTCGGGCCATCAAGGCCGCCGTGCCCGAGATGCATCTTCACGCCTTCTCCCCCGAGGAAGTGCTGTACGGGAGCCTCCGTTCCGGACTGCCCATCCCCGACTACCTCAAGACCCTGCGGGCGGCGGGGCTCGGCACGCTGCCGGGAACGTCCGCCGAGATCCTGGATCAAGACATTCGCGACCGGATCGCGCGGGGCCGCATCACGGTAGACCAGTGGATCGAGGTCATCACCTCCGCCCATGCCCTCGGCATCCGCACCACCTCCACCATCATGTACGGACACGTCGAGACGCCGGCTCACTGGATCCACCACATGGCACTCCTGCGGGACATCCAGCGTCAGACGGGCGGCTTCACGGAGTTCGTGCCGCTCTCCCTCATCCACCAGGAGGCGCCCATGTACCGCCGCGGCCTCGTGCCCGACGTGCGTCAGGGCGCCACGGGTATCGAGGTCGTGAAGATGCACGCCCTCGCGCGGCTCATGCTCGGGCCCTCCTTCAGAAATATCCAGGCTTCATGGGTCAAGGAAGGCCCGAAGATGGCGCAATATCTCCTGGCCGCGGGCGCCAACGATCTCGGGGGCACTTTGATCAACGAGTCGATCTCGACGTCCGCGGGGGCGGGGTTTGGCCAGCTCGTCCCGCCCGCCGAACTGCGTCGCCTCGTGCGCGAAGCGGGGCGGGTGCCCGCGCGCCGCACCACGCTCTATGAGCTCGTCAAGGTCTACACGAGCGCAGCCGATGAGGACGACTCGCCCCTCGACCACGTCGCCGATGCCGAGGCGCGGTTCGGCTCGTATCGCCGCCTCGCTTCCTCGGGAGAATTTCGCTTCCTGCATCCGGAGCGCTCGGAGACGCCACCGCGCTGA
- the cofG gene encoding 7,8-didemethyl-8-hydroxy-5-deazariboflavin synthase CofG, whose amino-acid sequence MAVRELDALERVLGGRTPTADEAVALLDTPEIRLPELLGAAAALRDRGRGRRLTFSAKVFVPLTTLCRDYCGYCTFRRDPGEPGAFTMTPDQVLALARAGVRLGAKEALFSLGDRPEALFAEHRDFLRRRGHRSTLDYLREVCGLVLKETGLLPHANPGVMGERDLVALREVNVSMGIMLETMSERLLGPGMAHDRAPDKVPARRLRTIALAGKLAIPFTTGILMGIGETHAERIEALLAIRDLHERHGHIQEVIVQNFRRKPGIPMRDHPEPDMIDLLRTAAVARLLLGPEMNIQVPPNLSSGDFDALPAAGINDWGGVSPLTPDHINPERPWPGLGALRRATERAGLELRERLALYPEYVTRPEFLHESLRPRVAGLVDERGLVRSDLERWRTWN is encoded by the coding sequence ATGGCCGTACGCGAGCTAGACGCCCTCGAGCGGGTCCTGGGCGGCAGGACGCCCACGGCCGACGAGGCGGTGGCCCTCCTCGACACGCCGGAGATCCGGCTGCCCGAGCTTCTCGGAGCCGCGGCCGCCCTCAGAGACCGCGGACGCGGGCGGCGTCTCACGTTCTCGGCCAAGGTATTCGTCCCCTTGACCACGCTTTGCCGTGACTATTGCGGCTACTGTACCTTCCGGCGCGATCCGGGGGAGCCGGGCGCCTTCACCATGACGCCCGACCAGGTGCTGGCCCTTGCCCGTGCGGGCGTGCGGCTCGGGGCCAAGGAAGCGCTCTTCTCCCTCGGCGACAGGCCCGAGGCCCTGTTCGCCGAGCATCGCGATTTCCTCCGTCGCCGGGGCCATCGAAGCACCCTCGACTACCTGCGGGAGGTCTGCGGGCTCGTCCTGAAGGAGACCGGGCTCCTGCCGCATGCCAATCCCGGAGTCATGGGAGAGCGCGACCTCGTCGCGCTTCGCGAGGTCAATGTCAGCATGGGGATCATGCTGGAGACCATGTCCGAACGCCTGCTCGGCCCCGGCATGGCCCATGACCGTGCCCCCGACAAGGTGCCCGCGCGGCGACTCCGCACCATCGCGCTGGCGGGCAAGCTGGCCATCCCCTTCACCACAGGCATCCTCATGGGCATCGGGGAAACCCACGCGGAGCGGATCGAGGCCCTCCTGGCCATCCGCGATCTCCACGAGCGCCACGGCCATATCCAGGAGGTCATCGTTCAGAACTTCCGGCGCAAGCCGGGTATCCCGATGCGCGACCATCCCGAGCCTGACATGATCGACCTTCTGCGGACGGCCGCGGTGGCCCGGCTGCTCCTCGGGCCCGAGATGAACATCCAGGTCCCGCCGAATCTGTCGTCGGGTGATTTCGATGCCCTGCCCGCGGCCGGCATCAACGACTGGGGCGGGGTCTCGCCCCTGACGCCCGATCACATCAACCCGGAGAGACCGTGGCCCGGGCTCGGGGCGCTCCGGCGCGCCACCGAGCGGGCCGGCCTCGAGCTGCGCGAACGGCTGGCTCTCTACCCCGAATACGTGACCCGCCCCGAATTCCTCCACGAGTCCCTGCGGCCCCGCGTGGCCGGCCTCGTGGACGAGCGGGGTCTCGTGAGATCCGATCTGGAAAGGTGGCGAACGTGGAACTGA
- the cofD gene encoding 2-phospho-L-lactate transferase, with amino-acid sequence MRLVALAGGTGAAKLLRGLDALLPPGALTVVGNTGDDAAIWGLHVSPDLDTICYTLAGLIDEDRGWGLRDESFRTLGEMVRFGEPTWFNLGDRDLATHLHRSRLLAEGRTLSEVMAKLAADLRVRHAVLPMSDQPVRTRVLGPDGWLGFQEYFVREKTQVEVRAVEYAGAAEARPAPGVIEAIGGADAVLVCPSNPITSIGPILAVPGIVAALESTGAPVVAVSPIVGGRPVSGPAGRLMAARGLPVSAVGIAQAYAPWLDLLIMDDEDAALGPSVEATGARPVVARTLMTGRIEEMRLARRILEALG; translated from the coding sequence ATGCGCCTCGTGGCCTTAGCCGGTGGCACCGGTGCCGCCAAGCTCCTTCGGGGCCTCGACGCGCTCTTGCCGCCGGGAGCGCTGACCGTCGTCGGCAACACTGGCGATGACGCCGCGATCTGGGGCCTCCACGTCTCGCCGGACCTCGACACCATCTGCTATACCCTCGCCGGTCTCATCGACGAAGACCGGGGCTGGGGCCTGCGCGACGAGAGCTTCCGGACGCTCGGCGAGATGGTGCGCTTCGGGGAGCCGACCTGGTTCAATCTGGGCGATCGAGATCTGGCCACTCACCTGCACCGCTCCCGGCTCCTCGCGGAGGGACGAACGCTCTCGGAAGTGATGGCGAAGCTGGCCGCGGATCTCCGGGTACGGCACGCGGTGCTGCCCATGTCGGACCAGCCGGTGCGCACGCGCGTTCTCGGACCGGACGGCTGGCTCGGCTTCCAGGAATACTTCGTCCGGGAGAAAACCCAGGTGGAGGTGCGTGCCGTCGAGTATGCGGGGGCGGCGGAGGCCCGGCCTGCCCCCGGAGTCATCGAGGCCATCGGCGGGGCGGATGCCGTGCTCGTCTGCCCCTCGAACCCCATCACCTCCATCGGTCCCATCCTGGCCGTCCCCGGCATCGTCGCGGCCCTCGAGAGCACGGGCGCGCCGGTGGTAGCCGTGAGTCCCATCGTGGGCGGTCGCCCCGTGTCCGGCCCGGCCGGGCGCCTCATGGCGGCGCGCGGCCTCCCCGTGTCCGCCGTGGGCATCGCGCAGGCCTATGCCCCGTGGCTCGATCTCCTCATCATGGACGACGAGGATGCAGCGCTCGGCCCCTCCGTCGAGGCAACCGGCGCGCGTCCGGTCGTCGCCCGCACGCTCATGACCGGTCGCATCGAGGAGATGCGGCTGGCCCGCCGGATCCTGGAGGCGCTCGGATGA
- a CDS encoding TIGR03668 family PPOX class F420-dependent oxidoreductase, whose protein sequence is MSGLTSEVSDFITRARVGRLATVDASGQPLVLPICYAFDGRAVYSAVDAKPKRRAADDLKRVRNIRENPKVSLVIDEYDEDWSRLRWVILQGLADVVTTGEDFAAAAELLLSKYPQYRAMGLSREQGTMIRITPQKVLRWPYAS, encoded by the coding sequence ATGAGCGGGCTGACATCCGAGGTGAGCGACTTCATCACGCGCGCTCGCGTGGGACGGCTCGCCACCGTGGACGCGTCAGGGCAGCCGCTGGTCCTGCCGATCTGCTATGCCTTCGATGGCCGGGCGGTCTACTCGGCGGTGGACGCCAAGCCCAAGCGCCGGGCCGCCGACGATCTGAAGCGGGTGCGCAATATCAGGGAGAATCCCAAGGTCTCCCTCGTCATCGATGAATACGACGAGGACTGGAGCCGGCTGCGCTGGGTCATCCTGCAAGGGCTGGCCGACGTGGTCACGACGGGCGAGGACTTCGCGGCCGCCGCCGAGCTCCTGCTCTCCAAGTACCCCCAGTACCGCGCCATGGGCCTCTCGCGCGAGCAGGGCACCATGATCCGCATCACGCCGCAGAAGGTGCTCCGATGGCCGTACGCGAGCTAG
- the npdG gene encoding NADPH-dependent F420 reductase translates to MRIGILGGTGKEGAGLALRWAEAGHEIIIGSRDAERARAKAEELGAQVKVKLSGASNRDAAARAEVVVLTLPAHGLAATLGDLKDACRGKVVISTVVPLTFGGGRLFTPPPQGSSAEEVQELLGAEARVVAAFHHIAAHELASADHPIDCDLLHCGGDADAKKLVVELGRAMGLRAVDTGALTNAGPLEGITAVLATINRRYKLKGSGIKITGLPGG, encoded by the coding sequence GTGCGCATAGGCATCCTCGGCGGCACCGGCAAGGAAGGCGCGGGGCTTGCCCTCCGCTGGGCGGAAGCCGGCCACGAGATCATCATCGGATCGCGCGACGCCGAGCGCGCGCGGGCCAAGGCCGAGGAGCTCGGCGCCCAGGTCAAGGTCAAGCTGAGCGGGGCGTCGAATCGCGATGCGGCGGCCCGGGCGGAGGTCGTCGTGCTCACGCTGCCCGCCCATGGGCTCGCGGCCACCCTCGGCGATCTCAAGGACGCCTGCCGAGGCAAGGTGGTGATCAGCACGGTGGTGCCGCTGACCTTCGGGGGCGGACGTCTCTTCACGCCACCGCCCCAGGGCTCTTCGGCCGAGGAAGTCCAGGAGCTGCTGGGGGCGGAGGCCCGGGTGGTGGCGGCCTTCCACCACATCGCGGCCCACGAGCTCGCCTCGGCGGACCACCCCATCGACTGCGATCTCCTGCACTGCGGCGGCGACGCCGATGCCAAGAAGCTCGTGGTCGAGCTGGGACGGGCCATGGGACTGCGCGCCGTGGACACGGGCGCCCTGACCAATGCGGGTCCCCTCGAGGGCATCACCGCGGTGCTCGCCACCATCAATCGCCGCTACAAGCTCAAAGGCAGCGGCATCAAGATCACCGGCCTGCCAGGCGGCTGA
- a CDS encoding LLM class F420-dependent oxidoreductase, with translation MDFGFALPGRGPLATPDVLVKLAHKAEALRYSSIFVTDHVVIPMSNASAYPYSPTGKFATEWTNGYLEPLTLMSFLAGETTRLRLGTSVLVIPYRNPVVTAKMLATLDVLSAGRVILGAGVGWFKEEFEALRAEAFERRGPVTDEYLRLMRECWSREPVSWQGSFYKMDAVSALPKPRQPGGIPIWTGGHTDVALRRAGELSDGWHPIGLRPPAMLLPEEFKDKVAIVHDWARKAGRDPKAVTLSFRCPLEVLSRRAKPAAGDRTLFRGTAAEVIRDITTYAALGVTHFVFDLVAPDLKGQLALMERFADEVRGRLPRSIKRA, from the coding sequence ATGGACTTCGGCTTCGCCCTTCCAGGCCGCGGACCGCTCGCGACCCCCGATGTGCTGGTCAAGTTGGCGCACAAGGCCGAGGCCCTCCGCTATTCCTCGATCTTCGTGACCGACCATGTGGTGATTCCCATGTCGAACGCCTCGGCCTATCCATATTCGCCAACGGGAAAGTTCGCGACCGAGTGGACGAATGGCTATCTCGAGCCCCTGACCCTGATGAGTTTTCTGGCCGGCGAGACCACCCGGCTCCGCCTGGGCACGAGTGTCCTCGTCATCCCCTACCGCAACCCCGTGGTGACGGCGAAGATGCTGGCCACGCTCGACGTGCTGTCGGCGGGGCGGGTGATCCTGGGGGCGGGTGTGGGCTGGTTCAAGGAGGAGTTCGAGGCGCTTCGCGCCGAGGCCTTCGAGCGGCGTGGTCCCGTGACGGACGAGTACCTCCGGCTCATGCGCGAGTGCTGGAGCCGCGAGCCGGTGAGCTGGCAGGGAAGCTTCTACAAGATGGACGCCGTGAGCGCTCTCCCCAAGCCGCGTCAGCCCGGCGGTATCCCGATCTGGACGGGGGGCCACACCGATGTGGCGCTCCGCCGGGCCGGCGAGCTCTCGGACGGCTGGCACCCTATCGGGCTCAGACCGCCCGCCATGCTCCTGCCCGAGGAATTCAAGGACAAGGTCGCCATCGTGCATGACTGGGCGCGAAAGGCCGGGCGTGACCCCAAGGCGGTCACCCTCAGCTTCCGCTGCCCTCTGGAAGTGCTGTCCCGGCGTGCCAAGCCGGCGGCCGGGGACCGCACCCTTTTCCGCGGAACGGCGGCAGAGGTGATCCGCGACATCACGACCTACGCAGCGCTCGGGGTCACCCACTTCGTCTTCGACCTCGTGGCCCCGGACCTCAAGGGCCAACTCGCCCTGATGGAGCGCTTCGCCGATGAGGTCCGCGGTCGTCTTCCCCGCTCCATCAAGCGGGCATGA
- the cofE gene encoding coenzyme F420-0:L-glutamate ligase: MPRRYEVVGIEGLPEIHRGDDLAGLVAQAARAQETPLEAGDLLVVSQKIVSKTEGRIVSLGSVVPSREAAEIAEEIGREPRLVEVILRESRRVVRKAPGVLIVETHHGWICANAGVDQSNVDAETACLLPEDSDRSARQLREGLRGLTGHDLGIIIADTFGRPWREGLTNVAIGVAGLEPIKSYLGEKDPAGYVLQATILAVADELASAAEPVMGKLDRIPVVIIRGLDWPRGESGSRALIRDPARDLFR, encoded by the coding sequence GTGCCGCGGCGCTACGAGGTCGTCGGGATCGAGGGGCTGCCCGAGATACATCGAGGCGATGACCTCGCCGGACTCGTCGCACAGGCCGCCCGCGCCCAGGAGACGCCGCTCGAGGCAGGGGATCTTCTCGTGGTCAGCCAGAAGATCGTTTCCAAGACCGAGGGACGGATCGTGAGTCTGGGCAGCGTGGTGCCTTCGCGCGAGGCGGCCGAGATCGCCGAGGAGATCGGGCGCGAGCCGCGCCTGGTCGAGGTCATCCTTCGCGAGAGCCGCCGCGTGGTCCGGAAGGCCCCGGGCGTCTTGATCGTCGAGACCCACCATGGCTGGATCTGCGCCAATGCCGGCGTCGACCAGTCCAACGTCGATGCGGAGACGGCGTGTCTCTTGCCCGAAGACTCCGACCGCTCGGCCCGGCAGCTGCGGGAGGGACTCCGCGGGCTCACCGGGCACGATCTCGGCATCATCATCGCCGACACCTTCGGGCGGCCCTGGCGAGAGGGGCTGACCAATGTCGCCATCGGCGTGGCGGGGCTCGAGCCCATCAAGAGCTATCTCGGCGAGAAGGATCCGGCCGGCTATGTGCTGCAGGCGACCATCCTGGCCGTGGCCGACGAGCTGGCCTCCGCCGCGGAGCCCGTCATGGGCAAGCTCGACCGCATCCCCGTCGTCATCATCCGCGGCCTCGACTGGCCGCGCGGCGAAAGCGGGAGCCGCGCGCTCATTCGCGATCCGGCCCGCGACCTCTTCCGCTAG
- a CDS encoding HU family DNA-binding protein: MTKSAIIAHMSQKSGLAKKQVVEFFDHLEALAVKEAKNVFVLPQFGRLVLANRKARMGRNPQTGEPLKIPAKRVVKFRLAKSLKDSVLGKK; the protein is encoded by the coding sequence ATGACGAAGTCCGCGATCATCGCCCATATGTCACAGAAAAGCGGCCTCGCCAAGAAGCAGGTCGTGGAGTTCTTCGACCATCTGGAAGCGCTCGCCGTCAAGGAGGCCAAGAACGTTTTCGTGCTGCCCCAGTTCGGGCGGCTCGTCCTGGCCAACCGCAAGGCGCGCATGGGCCGGAACCCGCAGACGGGCGAGCCGCTCAAGATCCCCGCCAAGCGCGTGGTCAAGTTCCGGCTCGCCAAGAGCCTCAAGGACTCGGTGCTTGGCAAGAAGTAG
- the cofC gene encoding 2-phospho-L-lactate guanylyltransferase, whose amino-acid sequence MSTLVAVPVKDLANAKQRLIPLLSASERHDLASAMLEDVLENLARARLGPVLVITRDREVESLALKHGAELLREEMNRGHTEAVAHAQREAASRGAKRFLTIPGDVPCATPDELLVVDTSLSEGPAVAFVPSLSGYGTNAALLTPPDSMSLKFGEPSFQNHVAAARAAGLKPVVLRLPGLGLDIDEPEDLTLLIQRGPSTRSATLLRRLAVPIRLASRFETP is encoded by the coding sequence ATGAGCACCCTCGTCGCCGTGCCCGTCAAGGACCTGGCCAATGCCAAGCAGCGCCTCATCCCGCTGCTCTCAGCATCAGAGCGCCACGACCTCGCCAGCGCCATGCTCGAGGACGTCCTCGAAAACTTGGCGCGGGCTCGCCTCGGCCCCGTCCTGGTGATCACGCGGGATCGCGAGGTGGAATCCCTGGCCCTCAAGCACGGAGCCGAGCTCTTGCGCGAGGAGATGAACCGCGGGCACACCGAGGCGGTAGCCCACGCGCAGCGCGAGGCCGCCTCGCGAGGCGCGAAGCGCTTTCTCACGATTCCCGGAGATGTGCCCTGTGCCACACCAGACGAGCTGCTCGTCGTGGACACCTCATTGTCCGAAGGCCCCGCCGTGGCCTTCGTGCCCTCGCTCTCGGGCTACGGCACCAATGCCGCTCTCCTGACCCCGCCCGATTCCATGTCGCTCAAGTTCGGCGAGCCCTCGTTCCAGAACCACGTGGCCGCCGCCCGAGCCGCCGGGCTCAAGCCCGTGGTGCTCCGCTTGCCCGGCCTAGGTCTCGACATCGACGAGCCCGAGGACCTGACCCTGCTCATCCAGCGTGGCCCGTCCACTCGAAGCGCGACCCTGCTCAGGCGACTGGCCGTGCCGATCCGCCTGGCCTCGCGCTTCGAGACGCCCTGA